GCCCGGCGCGGGAAATCGCGCGCGATTCTCGACGAATCGGTCAGCTATCTCCGCCGGGCCGTTGCCGGATTCGAAAGTTTCGGCCTCTCCGAGCTGACCGCAGGCGCCCTGCTGGAGCTCTCGCGAAGCGAGATGCACCGTGGGCTCACGGACGAAGCGGTCATTCACTTGGATCATGCCGCTTCGCTCTTCTCCGACCGGGAGGAGCCCGCTCTGGAGCATGAAATCGAGGAGTTCCGGCGCGAGGTCGAGCAGGGACTCATCGAAGGGACCTCGGCGCAAAGCAACGAGTTTGCGGCTTTCGACGAGATCCGCAGGGTGCTGCGCGTCGAGGAGGGGGACGGCTCGCTCCAGGAGATCCTGGGCACGCTCGTGCGCCGCTCGGGCGCAGCGCGCGGCTGCGTGGTCGCGCCCGCATCCGACGGGAGCGCCACGGTGCTGGCCGCCGCGGGGATTTCTCTTCGCGTGGCGCAGGATCTCCTGCGCGAGCTCCTGGCGCGCCTCGGGGCGGAGCGGCTCGGCTCGGGTCCGGTTGTGTCCAGCCGGGCGGGAGTCGACCCTCGTTTCCGCGATTTCCCCGCGAGCCATGCACTGAGCCCGCGGACGAGCCTCGTGATCATGCCGCTCTCGCTCCCTTCGGGGCAGGCCGGCTTCCTCTACCTCGACCGCCCGGCCGAGGGACCGCTCGGCGCGTTCAAGCAGCGCGAGGTGAACCTGATCGCGGTGCTCAGCAACTATGTTTCGGTCGCAATCTTGGAGACGCAGCGCCGCGAGCTGGCCCGGGAGAACCTGTCGCTCCGCGGCAGATTGCTGGGGACCGCCGACGACCACGGGATCATCACTCGAAGCCGCGAGCTGCTCGAGATTCTCTCGCTGCTCGAGCGGGTCGGGCCGAGCGACGCGACGATTCTGATCGAAGGGGAGACGGGGAGCGGCAAGGGTCTCTTGGCCCGCGCGATCCACGCCTCCAGCAACCGCGCGAACAAACCTTTGATCCAGGTGAACTGCGCCGCGCTGCCCGAGCCGCTCCTTGAATCCGAGCTCTTCGGCCACGTTCAGGGCGCCTTCACGGGCGCCGTGCGCGAGAAATCGGGCCTCTTCGTCGAGGCGAACGGCGGGACGCTCTTCCTCGACGAGGTCGACAAGACGACGATCACGATCCAGGGGAAGCTTCTACAAGTACTCGACAACCGGGAGGTACGGCCGGTCGGAGGGAACAGGTCCACCAAGGTGGACGTCCGCGTGCTTTGCGCGACGAACGTGAATCTGAAAGCCCGGATCGCGAAAGGGGAGTTCCTCGAGGATCTTTACTATCGCCTGAACGACATCTGCTTCCGCGTGCCGCCGCTCCGCGAGCGTCCCGAGGATATCCCGCTCCTTGTAGAGCATTACCTACAGAGGTTCGCGGCGGAGATGGGGAAGGACATCAGGGGGGTCGACCCGGAAGTGCTGCGCCTCTTCGCCGAGCTGCCGTGGCGCGGAAACGTGCGCGAGCTGGAGAAGGTCGCGAAGAGGATGGTCGTGCTGGCGAACGACGGCGAGCCGCTGTCGGTGAGGCTCGTGCCCCGGGAGCTCCTCCGGGTGGAGGAGGAGGCCAGCGATTCCCCCGCGACGCTCAAGGCGGAGGTGGCCAAGGTGGAGCGCAAGCTGATCGGCCAGGCTCTCGAACGGAGCGGCTGGAACAAGCTCAGGGCAGCCCGCGCGCTATCGTTGAGCTACCCCACGTTGCTTCAGAAGATAAAGCTCTACCAGCTGGATCGCCGCCAGGTAATTCGGCAAAGGTCTTAAGTTTCCGCTATAAGACTTCTTTATTCTGCTAAGTATTAAATCTGCAGCTACTTATAGCAAGCCATCGATCCAGCTATTAAGCCACCTGCAATTCTGCTTGATAAGGCGCGTTGGGTACGGTCCCCTCTGAACTCCCGCCTGTTGATGCAAGGCATTCCTAGAAAATAGGTTACGTTTGTGTTAACGGATAAGCGCATCAGGTCAATTTCTTGGCACATAGGGTGCAATGTGACAAGGACCGGAGGGGGGGACCTCCAAAGAGCCCGCAGGTCTAGCCAGCGTTTGATGGTGGGTTAGCTGCCCGATCGAGCACCGGCCTTGTTCGAAGCAGCCGTAACCCAATAGAGCTGGCAAGACCGGGGCTCATTTTTTTCGGAAGTGGGGCTCCCTTTTTTTTGCCTCCGTCTCGTGGCGGAGCGCTGGACCCAGCCCTCCGGGCAGCGGCCCTCCGGCCGTCTGTTTCCGTTCCGCCACACTGTTCCCGATACCCTACGTCGGGCGAGTCGGTCCGCGTCGCGGGCCACAAATCCCAACCGCTTCGACCCCAACCGATTGCTCGCGCTCTTCGCCTCCTTTGCGGCGTGGCATGTGCTTTGCGGTTCTGGGACGCCAAGAGCGAAGGCTCAGTCCCGAACCCAAGGAGGCACGCACCGTGATTCGGAACCTCGCAAGAGCGCTCGTCCTCACATTCGTACTGCTCTCGCTCGGCTGCCATAACGACAACGTCACGGGCGTCCCCATCGATCGGCCGCCGCATACCGTCGACGGGGTCTACAGCGTTACAGGTGACGGAGAGGTCACCATCTACTGGCGCGCGAACCAAGAGAGCGATATCGCCTATTACAAGGTCTATCGGAACTTCTCGCCGACGGGCACCTTCAGCCTGGTCGGCTCGACGCCCCAAACACACTTCGTGGATACCGGCGTCGCGAACGGTACCACCTATTTCTATGCCGTCTCCGCGGTGGATCTCGCGGGGCAGGAGAGCGCCGAGCTGAGCTTCGAAAACGTATTCGACACCCCACGCCCCGAAGGGTTCGGCGTCTCGCTCAACAACACGTTTGTGACCGACCCGCAGAGCGGTTGGGATTTCTCGGCTCAGACGAGACGCTCTTCCCTCGACTCGGCGACAGACGTCTATTACGGTGCGCAGAACGGTCACTTCCTGGCATACGCGCCGCCGGACACCAAGATCCAGGACGCCGGATTCGTGGCGCTGCGGGATGTCGATTTCGCGCCTCCCGCCGGCTGGTCGGCGGATGGTCAGGTGGAAGCGATCGTCGGTCACAGCTACATCGTTCTCACGCGGGACAACCATTACGCGAAATTCGAGGTGAAATCGCGGGATGCCTCGACGATGGTTATGGATTGGGCATACCAGATCGACGCCGACAACCCTGAACTGACGAGGCGGGCGCCGCAATGAAACCAATCGCGGCTGGATTCGCGTTGGCTCTGACGACGCTCGTCGCGGCGGCACCCAAAGCCTCCGCGACCGAGCGCGTCGCAGCGCCCTATGGGGCGGCGTACGCGGCGGAAGAGGTTCCGGTGGAAAACATCGCGCAGGCGCGGCGTCTTGGCGCGGACGTCTGGATCAACAAGGACGAGGGCGGGATCTATCGTCCCGGCGAGAGCATGAGGGTCTACTTCCGCGCCAGCACGGATTGCTACATGCTCGTGTACAACATCGACACCGACGGCTACATCCACCTGATCTATCCCTACGCGCCCGGGGACCCGCCCTCCGTCCAGGGCGGCCGGACCTATATGATTCCGTCGCGCAGCGACCCCTACGATCTTGTGGCCGACGGGCCGCCTGGGATCGAATACGTCGTCGCGGTGGGGAGCCCGTATCCGTTTGAGAATCTGCCGTGGTACCTCTCCGCCGATCACGCCGACGGCGGGCGCCCCGAGGGCGACTACGAGGGTGAGGAGGACACGGAATCGGGGCGCATCGTCGGCGATCCCTACGTCGGCATCGATCGCATCCTGCGGCGCATTGCCCCTCCGGGGCGCGAAGACCTTCTCGCGACGGACGACACGTATTTCTATATCGAGCGGCGGGTCGAATACCCACGGTACGTTTGCGCGGATTGCCACTACCATCCCTACTATTTCGATCCGTACACGACCGCATGCTCGGTGTTCGACGTCCGCATCGACGCGACCTGGGCACACTACACACCCATCCGGGTCGGCACCGTGCGCCCGCGCTACATCTATCGCGTGCGCCCTCAGGCTCCGACGCGATATCGGCAGTGGAAGCAGCAGTGGTCTTCGCTCGATGGGAGCACGACGCTTCGCACGCGCTTCCTTCCGGACCGCGATCTTCGCTATCGCAAGGAGCGCGAGCCGCGGATCCGACCC
This sequence is a window from Candidatus Eisenbacteria bacterium. Protein-coding genes within it:
- a CDS encoding tetratricopeptide repeat protein — encoded protein: MEGFVPKDRPGGHNRTLGDPRPQPRERGSAEGDRKAQELGDLYFAADNFAVALEYYRRALEVEDRRGEGASQESLLKTGTQIVECLRHRGDLNEAVEALHDLHRKLRPHVTREQIGRLSSRLGILLFERGRYRAAHRAASRAYRLLRDTTLNLDLGHTEMCLGAIALRTGEWNSAREHFESAIATYRRADYQSGMAAAYNNLGLLHKNQCRFKESVRFLEQALRISERSGHYHDAATYVHNLGIVHDKMGDWDLAEEHYRRGLQMYTEVGYAAGRARALGCLGNLKRKRRDWAQAEELIRESLALATERGYPRETILAREALGDYFLDRGALLEARGEFESALTMADQVAPDSDLTVELLRRLGEVHLAALELDPAVRLAERALAIARRLGDRLEEACSLKLIGLASAEAGDLEQARGYLDQASEILQQIGKRYELARLCFAAGLAWRKRARRGKSRAILDESVSYLRRAVAGFESFGLSELTAGALLELSRSEMHRGLTDEAVIHLDHAASLFSDREEPALEHEIEEFRREVEQGLIEGTSAQSNEFAAFDEIRRVLRVEEGDGSLQEILGTLVRRSGAARGCVVAPASDGSATVLAAAGISLRVAQDLLRELLARLGAERLGSGPVVSSRAGVDPRFRDFPASHALSPRTSLVIMPLSLPSGQAGFLYLDRPAEGPLGAFKQREVNLIAVLSNYVSVAILETQRRELARENLSLRGRLLGTADDHGIITRSRELLEILSLLERVGPSDATILIEGETGSGKGLLARAIHASSNRANKPLIQVNCAALPEPLLESELFGHVQGAFTGAVREKSGLFVEANGGTLFLDEVDKTTITIQGKLLQVLDNREVRPVGGNRSTKVDVRVLCATNVNLKARIAKGEFLEDLYYRLNDICFRVPPLRERPEDIPLLVEHYLQRFAAEMGKDIRGVDPEVLRLFAELPWRGNVRELEKVAKRMVVLANDGEPLSVRLVPRELLRVEEEASDSPATLKAEVAKVERKLIGQALERSGWNKLRAARALSLSYPTLLQKIKLYQLDRRQVIRQRS
- a CDS encoding DUF4384 domain-containing protein — protein: MKPIAAGFALALTTLVAAAPKASATERVAAPYGAAYAAEEVPVENIAQARRLGADVWINKDEGGIYRPGESMRVYFRASTDCYMLVYNIDTDGYIHLIYPYAPGDPPSVQGGRTYMIPSRSDPYDLVADGPPGIEYVVAVGSPYPFENLPWYLSADHADGGRPEGDYEGEEDTESGRIVGDPYVGIDRILRRIAPPGREDLLATDDTYFYIERRVEYPRYVCADCHYHPYYFDPYTTACSVFDVRIDATWAHYTPIRVGTVRPRYIYRVRPQAPTRYRQWKQQWSSLDGSTTLRTRFLPDRDLRYRKEREPRIRPVRHEFRDLRRYREGRFWRGRDEVLRLRERRDRVGPPADRGVGQRREDGAGGRDVRDRERRPPEDRGNRERERARPPEDRGNRERERARPPEEDRGVKERRPPDREDRGDRGARNREDKDRDKGDRGRDERDQDGKKDRQDLDGGGERPNRR